The DNA sequence CGGTGCTGGCGTGGCCGTTGAATGTTCTGGTGGCGCAGGTAAAGCCGCAGTGGGCACTGTCGCGGGGCGAGATGGTGGTGGTTTTTTCGATGGGGTGGATTGCAGGGGCTGTGCCAGCGGCGAATTTTATGGGTTTGTTTATTGGGGGGATTGCTGCGCCTTATTATTACGCCTCGCCCGAGAATCAGTGGGGCGATTATTTGCTGGATGGGTTGCCCAAATGGGCTGCGCCGCCCAATCACGCCAATCAGATGACGTATTTTTTTGAGGGCAAGCCTCCTGGCGTTGATATTCCCTGGGATGCGTGGATGACGCCGCTTGTGTGGTGGGGTGTTTTTCTCATTGCACTGGCGCTGGTGAGCGTGGCGCTGATGGCTGTGTTGCGGCGGCAGTGGGTGGATCGAGAACGTCTGCCTTTTCCCCTGGCTGAAGCACCGCTGACGATGTTGGAAGAGGTTGAGGCAGGAAAATACAGGCTTCTGTATTCTCGTTTGTTTTGGGCTGGTGTGACTATTCCCGTGGTTGTGGTGGTGTGGAATATCGTGGGTTATTTCTGGCACACATTTCCACCTATTCCGTTGATGGATAGATGGGCGCTGCCAATTGGGCGCGGGTTTCCCGCTATTCCGATCAAGTTCAATTTTTTTGTTCTGGGATTCGCGTTTTTTACCAATCTCGATGTGTTGTTCAGTTTGTGGTTTTTCTACGCGCTGGGTATTGTGCAAACCGGTGTTTTTGATCGATTGGGATATTCTATTGGCGCGTCCGATATCTGGGGGTCTCGCGGCGGTGCTGCGATGGGATGGCAGGCGATGGGGGCTTTTTTTGCATTTACGGCGTTGAGTATGTGGATGGCGCGCGCGCATTTGCGGGATGTGTGGCGCAAGGCGATGCGCGGCGATGATGCTGTGGACGACTCGAATGAACTGTTGTCTTATCGGGCAGCGGTGTGGGGGATTATTGTGGGGGCGGCGTTTCTCTTTTTCTGGTTGTGGCATTCGGGCATGTCCGCGCTCGTGGCCGGTGTTTTTCTTTTTGCGTTGATTTTGATGACGGTGGGGGTGACGCGGTTTGTGGCCGAGTCGGGTTTGGCTTATGCGCGGATGCCCATTACGCCGCAAAGTTTCACGTTTTATACGATTGGTATTCGGCAGATGGATACCAATAGTGCCGCGTCTCTGGCGCTGTCTTATTCGACGTTTGGCCTGGGCAATACTTTTGGCGCTTCTACACTGGCACATATCGCGCAGATGGGGGCGAGGCTCAAGCTCAAGACCCGGTCGCTGTTCTGGACAACGATGTGCGCTCTGGTGGTGTCGATGGTTATTTCGGCGGTGTTCACGCTTTATCTGGGGTATATGCACGGCGCGTACAATTTTAATGTTTATACGTTTAATTCAGGGAATGTGGTAATTTTCAGCAATGTGGTGAAGAAATTGCAAAATCCCTTTGGCATCAGTCTGGACAGGCTGATGTTTTTTGGTATTGGCGCAGGTCTCACTGTTTTGTGTAGTTTTTTGCGCTATCGGTTTTTGAGGTGGCCGTTGAGTCCTATTGGGTTGACGGTGTTTACTACGGGTATTTTGCAGCGGCAGGTGTTTACGGTTTTTGTGGCGTGGACGGTTAAGTCCGTTTTGTTGAAGATTGGCGGTATTGGACTTTATCGCCAGTCCCTACCCTTGTTTATGGGGCTGATGCTCGGTTATGTTCTGGGTATTGGGCTGATTTTTATTGTGGATGTGTTGTTTTTCTTTGGGCAAGGGCATCTTGTGCATCACTGGTGATGGTAACCGGAGAATTTCTCTATGAGTGAAACATCGGTTGAATACGTTGTGATTGGATGTTATTTGGCCGTGCTGGTTGGGGTGGGGATGGTGTTTCGCCGTTTTAATGAAAATGTGAGTGATTATTTTCGAAACGGTTGTAAGGGCACCTGGTGGCTGGTGGGGTCGAGTGCGTTTATGACGGCGTTTAGTGCGTGGACTTTTTCGGGTGCAGCGGGTGCGGCTTATGAAGCGGGCTGGAGTGTGCTGGTGATTTATCTGGCAAATTCAGTGGGTTTTGCGATTAACGGTTTGTTTCTCGCCAAATGGTTTCGACAGATCAGGGCGATTACGGGTCCCGAGGTTATCCGCCTGCGCTTTGGTATTTCGACGCAACAATTTTACGCGTGGATGTCATTTGTGATGCAAACCTTGTATTCGTCGCTGCATCTTCTGGGGTTGGCGATTTTCTGTTCGGCGGTGTTTGGATATAAAATTGAGCAGGTGATCGTGGTGGTGGGCGCGGTGGTGTTGATCTATTCGCTGATTGGGGGTAGCTGGGCGGTGACGGCTACGGATTTTCTGCAGACGCTTATCCTCATTCCGATTACTATTCTGGTGGGTGTGTTGTGTCTGGTAAAGCTCGGCGGCGTGGGTGCTTTGTTTCAGGGCATTCAGAATATGGGGTTGTCGTCGGCTTATGGTGTGTTTAACGCACCTGACCAGTTTCCGTTGCGGGCTTATACGTATGCGTGGGCTGTAGCGATGTTGCTGAAGAATGTGATTGGATACAATACGCTTACGTCGGCACAGCGGTATTTTCTGGTGAAGGATGGACGCGAGGCGCAGAAAGCTGCGTGGCTGGGCTTTGTGCTGATGACGGCGGGTGCTTTTATCTGGTTTATTCCGCCGATGACTGCGCGGCTTTTGTTTCACGCCGAGGTGATGGCGGTCGATATTCCCAAGGCTGCGGAAGCTGCGTATGCGATTGCGAGTTTGAATGTGTTGCCGCTGGGTATGACGGGGCTGATGGTGGTGGCGATGTTTGCGGCGACGATGAGTTCGATGGATTCGGGGTTGAACCGCAATGCGGCGATTTTTACGAATGATATTTATCCGACGCTGTGCCGGTTGTTTGGGAGAGCGTCTGTTAAGGGCAAGAGCCTGATGCGGTTGGGACAGGTGTTTTCAGCGGTGTTTGGGGTGTGTATTGTGAGTATTGCCACGTATTTTGCAAATACTGAGGGCAGAGGGGTGTTTGAACATATGTTGAATATCGGCGCTTTGCTGGCACTGCCGATGGCTGTGCCTGCGTTGATGGGGCTGTTTATTCGCACGTCGCCGAGTTGGGCGGCGATTGTGACGGTGTGTGTGACGCTGATTCCATCGGCATTCGGATTTTTCAGCGCGGAACTCTTTGGCGAGACCTGGTCATTTCAGCAGAAGGTGTTTATCAATCTCACTGTGGGGATAGTGGTTTATTTGTTGACGATGCCGTTCTGGAATCGCACGCCGGAAGTTTATAAGAGGCAGGCGCAGGACTTTTTTGATCGCATGCTGACACCGGTTGATTTTGAGAAAGAGATCGGCATACCAAATGATTTGCGCCAGCTCAAAATTATCGGTAGTTTTGCTGCGGTTATTGGTGGGGTGATTTGTACGCTCGTTTTGTTGCCCAATCCACTGATCGGACGTCTGGGGATTTTGTTTGTGGGCGGTTTTGTGCTGGGCGTTGGCGGTGTGTTTATATGGTTGGGAAAGCGCAGTGAGTTGGAGACTTCGCGGATTGAGGCGGCGGATTGACGGGATGGATAGGCGATAACAATCAATGTAGGGGCGGTGCCCCTGTGCCCGCCCGTAGGTCTGAGAGTTTCTGAAGGAGGCATTGGTGAAAGCAGCACACGTTGTCGCTCATCGGCAGATTGAGATGTTTGAGGCCGATGAGCCGAATATTGAGGATTTTCCAAAGGGATCGATAAAGGTTAAGGCGCATATGACCGCGATTTGTGGGTCGGATTCGCCAAAGTTTGTATTGAAACAGCCGGACGCAGTGTATCCGATGAATATCGGGACTTCGATTCACGAGTGTATTGGGACGGTGGTTGCGTCGTCGTCGAATCGGTTTCAACCCGGGGATTTTGTGCAGGCGCGGCCCACGGCGGGTATTGGTGGGTTGGCTGAGTATTATATTTCGAGCGAAAGAGTGGGGGTGCATCTCGCAGATTATAAACCGCTCGATGAATTGTTGATGTCACAGCCTCTCGGGACGGTGATTTGGGCGTGTCGCAAGTTGGGTAATATTCTCAATCAGGATGCTGTGGTGGTGGGGCAGGGGCCAATGGGTTTGTTGATGACGCATTTGTTGAGCAATTTGGGGGCGAAGACCGTTGTTGCTGTGGATACGGTCGATTTTCGTCTTGAGGCGGCCAAAAAGATGCGGGCGACCCATGTGGTAAATCCCGATAGGGAAGATGTGGTGGCTGTTGTGAGAGAAATTACGGATGGGCGGATGGCCGATCTGGTGGTGGAGATTGTGGGGCACAATCAGGATACGGTCAATTTGTGTCTGAATTTAACCAAGCGTCTGGGTACAGTGCTGGCGTTTGGTGTGCCCGATGACGATGTGTATGCGTTTAATTATCGCGCTTTTTTCAGTAAGAATGTGACGCTGGTCGGCTCTGTGGGGCCAGATTCGTTGAATGATTATCCCCTGGCTATGGATATGATCGCACAGGGACGCATCGATGTCTCGCCGATTATCACACACCATTTGCCGTTTACAGAGGTGCAAAAGGGTTTTGAATTGTTTATCGATCATCGCGACGAGGCGATTAAGGTTGTGCTGGATTATGAATAGGAGGTTGCCATGCAGATGACCAAAGCTCAAAAGCAGCAGTTTTTCGAAGAGGGATATGTGCTTGTGCGAGGTGCTGTGCCAAAGTTGATGGCCGATCAAGCGCGCAGGGCTATTAATCGGCATATGCGTTATCGCGTGATGCAACAGGGACGAAATCCGGGGTTGAGCAATGAGCCGGTGATTACAGATTTGTTTAATAAATCGCCGCTTTGGGGTCTGTGCGAGTCAGTTGTGGGAAAGGGGCAGTTGATCCAGCCGCAGGGAGGCAATGTGAAGCTCAATTTTCCCGATGCAGAGGAGCGCCCACTGACGCGAGGGCATCTGGATTTGGGCGGGAAGCTGAAGGATGGGTTGCTGAGTCGCGGTATGACGCTGCTCGTTGTGATTCTGGTTCACGATGTTCCAAGGCCCTTTATGGGCAATTTCTGTTTTTGGCCCGGGTCCCATCGCGCTTATGAGGCGACGTTTCAAAAAGATCCCAATTATGTGGAGACGGCAAAGGCCAATCGCCGGATTCCCGATATCGATTTGCCGCATGGGCCGATTCAGTTTATGGGCGAAGCAGGCGATGCGGTGATCTGCCATCACCAGATGTATCACAATGGAGGACCAAATCATTCGCCCGATATCCGTTATGCCGTGATTTTCAGACCCCGACACGTCAACTCGAGAGAAAATAGCACGGATACTATGGCCGATATCTGGCGCGAGTTTGAAGGGTTGAATGATCTGAAAGAAGAGGCGATGGCGGTTTAGAGATTTATTTCGTCATGGTTCACCCGATGGACAAAAGGTTCCCCCCCGATGACAAGAACCCAAGGGGTTCTCTCCATTAAGGAGTAGTCGGGGGGGTCATTTTTTTCCGGCGATTCTGTGATGACTTGTCACAGCTTGTCATAGCTCCATGTCACAGCTTGTCATAGCTCCTGAGTCAAGCTATCCATCATTGAACACATATCGTTTGCCAGGGTCCGTTGGACTCGTTGCTTTTTCTTTTATTATCCCTTGTTCTATCATGGCACGAATGTCTCGCTGAAGTGACCGGCGATTGACGTCGGGGCAAAGGTGCTCAAAGTCCTGAATGGTCAAACTACCATGTTCGACAATGTGGCTAAGTGCCCTGGCCTGACGATCGGGCAGACCTCGTTCCTTGATGAGGATATCCCGTCGGATGGTCCGTTCTCCAAGCCTCCTGACTTCGGCAAGCTGAGTAGATAGCCCTTCTACGAAATACTCCAGCCAGTCAGTCAGATCCATACCGCTTTCCCGAACGCTTTGAATCGCCTGGTAGAAGGCGACCCGGTCCCGGTCATAGTATTCGCTGATCGTGAACAGGCGTTTGAAGTCATATCCGGCACGATAGAGGCACAGAGTGGAGAGCAGGCGGGAGGTGCGACCATTGCCGTCCAAGAACGGATGGATATGCACAAGCTGAAACTGTGCAATTCCGCTCATTAGCACGGGATGGACTTCCTGCTCCCGCTGGATCCAGTCCACCAATTCCGCCATCAGGATTGGCACATCGTAAGCTGGTGGTGGCTCATAGATGATCTCCCCGGTGAGGGAGTTTACCACATAATTCTGGATCTTCCGATACGCGCCGGGACCCGCTATGCCGCCGCGCACACCTTCAACCAGACGCCTGTGGATTTCTCGAATCAATCCCTCTGTGATCGGGCCGCCATCCGAAATATATTCGGATACGAATTCGAATGCTTTCCGATAGTTGAGCAATTCCTTCACATCTTCTGGGTTGGCATCCGGTACAGGGCGCCCCGCCAGCAGCAGGCGGGATTGGTCCAGCGTGAGGTGCGTTCCCTCAATATGCGTGGTGTGGTGCGCTTCCAGAAGCAAGGCGCGCTGCCCCATTTCCTGCACCCACTGCTCTGATAGCATAGCTGCTTCCAGGAAGCCTCGAGCGCGTTCGATGTGTGTCAGTCCGCTGGTGATGGGATGAGTCGTTGTGAAGACCGGTCTAAAGCCGTTACTCATTGGCAAGCCTTTCAAGTATTCCAGGATTTTATACGAGCAACAATTTCTTTCATCTGTTCTTTCCAATCAAATCGGTCCGCCATTATGTCGTTCGTCATGTGCGGAACGCTTGACCTGGCTAAATCTACCTTATCGACATTGCGCTTCTTCAGGTTAGCTTCAATGTATGACTCGGAACATGCTTTTTTACGGGGAAAAAAGTTCTCATACTGTTCAGGATCACGAAGTCCTGAAAGGTCTAATGCCTTCTCGAGGACAGAGCCGGGAATATAATTTTCAATTTCCTTAGCACTGGTTATCCAAATATGAGCGTCAGGAATTGTTTTTACCTCCCTATTAATCCTCTTCACCCTCCCCTTTATATCAGAATCTTTGTCAGTTTGATCCCCATCACATACAACGATGATGTTTGGATTAACCTGGAGCAGATTCACAAGATCGGTTTCGGCTTCCTCGGGAGCCTTGAATTGTGTCCGTGCCAAAAGCGACCCACCGTAGAATGCACATTGATAATCCCGACCCTCCTGAAAACGACCATCCGAGTAGAGGTCAATCCAGCGATTGAGATAAATTCGGTCCGATGGACCTTCCACCCAAACGATGCCATTTGCCTGGAGCAAATCCGATGGCTTTGCACCCAATTCGGATACCACTCCGAGGCGATCAAAGTGAGCAGAAATAGGTATCGTACGAGCCGATTCGCCATCATGTAGAACGTGGATTATTTGAGCATTCTTCGAGACACTAAAGAAGTCTAATGCCGTGCTCGAATGAGTTGTCAAAAAAATATGTGTCTTTTCATTGGTGGCGTATTCTTCAATATACTGAAAAAGCCGCCGCAGGAGTGCTGGATGAAGATTGTTTTCAAGTTCTTCGAAAGCGAATACAAAATCAGATTTGTTTCTGTTTTCCTCTATTTTAGCCTTGGGCACGACCAATAAATTTAGTAGAACCAGAAGAATGGTCTTCAGTCCACTTCCCGATTTGCTTAAGGGGATCAGCCCCTTTTTATCTTCACGGAGATATATCTCCCAATGGTCTTTTGAGCCATCGGTTTTTTCATCATCATGGACTTTCATTGTAATTTCTGAAAACTCGCCGTCATTTCCGAAAACGAAATTCAGGGCTTCCAGGAGTTCCCGCTTGATTACCCCTTCCGGGAATTCCTCGTTGGCGGTATGAAGGAAACGCTGTACTATGTTGGTAGCTCCGTTTCCATCCGGTTCGAGTGTTAGGTTAGCCGTCGCTGACTCGGTTTTAATGTCTCGGTCTGCGAGAAGTCTGCGAAATGAATGATAGTTAAATTGGCGAGATGCGTTCTGTAGGACCTGTTTAATGCCTGAGAGTCGGGCATTGGTTGAGCTTTCACCATAAGGGGAGTTCAAGTTGAAATCGTCGGGGAATACCATGTTAGATATGTCCCTGTTTGCGTCAACCTCCCAGGTTATCGGAATATCGACAAAATGTCGTCCGTGTACCTGCCAGTGATTTCTTCCTGATGCATGATCTATGTGATTTTCGAGAAACGCACTTCTCAATGACTCCTCGTCTAATACGCCACTACATCGATATTGCCAACCTTGGTCGTTGTGTAGGCCGACGCATAATGCTTCAATCAAATCCAGAAGGTGTGATTTTCCAGAGTTATTACGTCCGATGATGACGTTGATCGGTTTAAGTGTGTCGA is a window from the Gemmatimonadota bacterium genome containing:
- a CDS encoding phytanoyl-CoA dioxygenase family protein, which encodes MQMTKAQKQQFFEEGYVLVRGAVPKLMADQARRAINRHMRYRVMQQGRNPGLSNEPVITDLFNKSPLWGLCESVVGKGQLIQPQGGNVKLNFPDAEERPLTRGHLDLGGKLKDGLLSRGMTLLVVILVHDVPRPFMGNFCFWPGSHRAYEATFQKDPNYVETAKANRRIPDIDLPHGPIQFMGEAGDAVICHHQMYHNGGPNHSPDIRYAVIFRPRHVNSRENSTDTMADIWREFEGLNDLKEEAMAV
- a CDS encoding zinc-binding dehydrogenase, which gives rise to MKAAHVVAHRQIEMFEADEPNIEDFPKGSIKVKAHMTAICGSDSPKFVLKQPDAVYPMNIGTSIHECIGTVVASSSNRFQPGDFVQARPTAGIGGLAEYYISSERVGVHLADYKPLDELLMSQPLGTVIWACRKLGNILNQDAVVVGQGPMGLLMTHLLSNLGAKTVVAVDTVDFRLEAAKKMRATHVVNPDREDVVAVVREITDGRMADLVVEIVGHNQDTVNLCLNLTKRLGTVLAFGVPDDDVYAFNYRAFFSKNVTLVGSVGPDSLNDYPLAMDMIAQGRIDVSPIITHHLPFTEVQKGFELFIDHRDEAIKVVLDYE
- a CDS encoding ATP-binding protein encodes the protein MNIDSIHFKGHSCFKKEWAGFDTLKPINVIIGRNNSGKSHLLDLIEALCVGLHNDQGWQYRCSGVLDEESLRSAFLENHIDHASGRNHWQVHGRHFVDIPITWEVDANRDISNMVFPDDFNLNSPYGESSTNARLSGIKQVLQNASRQFNYHSFRRLLADRDIKTESATANLTLEPDGNGATNIVQRFLHTANEEFPEGVIKRELLEALNFVFGNDGEFSEITMKVHDDEKTDGSKDHWEIYLREDKKGLIPLSKSGSGLKTILLVLLNLLVVPKAKIEENRNKSDFVFAFEELENNLHPALLRRLFQYIEEYATNEKTHIFLTTHSSTALDFFSVSKNAQIIHVLHDGESARTIPISAHFDRLGVVSELGAKPSDLLQANGIVWVEGPSDRIYLNRWIDLYSDGRFQEGRDYQCAFYGGSLLARTQFKAPEEAETDLVNLLQVNPNIIVVCDGDQTDKDSDIKGRVKRINREVKTIPDAHIWITSAKEIENYIPGSVLEKALDLSGLRDPEQYENFFPRKKACSESYIEANLKKRNVDKVDLARSSVPHMTNDIMADRFDWKEQMKEIVARIKSWNT
- a CDS encoding Fic family protein, which produces MSNGFRPVFTTTHPITSGLTHIERARGFLEAAMLSEQWVQEMGQRALLLEAHHTTHIEGTHLTLDQSRLLLAGRPVPDANPEDVKELLNYRKAFEFVSEYISDGGPITEGLIREIHRRLVEGVRGGIAGPGAYRKIQNYVVNSLTGEIIYEPPPAYDVPILMAELVDWIQREQEVHPVLMSGIAQFQLVHIHPFLDGNGRTSRLLSTLCLYRAGYDFKRLFTISEYYDRDRVAFYQAIQSVRESGMDLTDWLEYFVEGLSTQLAEVRRLGERTIRRDILIKERGLPDRQARALSHIVEHGSLTIQDFEHLCPDVNRRSLQRDIRAMIEQGIIKEKATSPTDPGKRYVFNDG